TGAGGTGGCGATAGCCTGCAACCCCGCAACGCCGGCTCCGACCACAAAGACCCGCGCGGGAGTGATCGTCCCCGCCGCGGTGATCATCATCGGATAAAGCTTCTGAAGAGCGCCGGCAGCCAATAGCGCCGCCTTATATCCCGCTACGGTAGCCATTGAGCTCAGCACATCCATCGGCTGAGAGCGGGAGATGCGCGGTAGCAGCTCTAACGAAAAAACCGTGACGCCTGCATCGGCAATCTGTTTAGCGTTTTCGGGAGCCCCTAATGGATTGAACTGACCCACCATAACCTGACCGGAGTGGAGCAATTTCAGATCGTCTGAGCCGTTCTCACTGTCCACGTTTAAGCCGTGCACCTGCAAAAGAATATCAGCCGAGGAGAAAAGTTGAGCGCGATCCGGTAAGACAGCTACTCCCTGCTTTTCAAATTCAGAATCGGGGAAACCCGCTTTATCGCCCGCACCCTGCTGCATTATGACTTCGAGACCGGCTTCGACCAGTAGATGCACAACAGAGGGAACTATGGCAACGCGATTTTCGTTCGGATAGGACTCAACCGGCACTCCAACTTTCATCTAAACCTCCACATTGATTCGTCCCAATATCCGTACTACCTCTTAATGTTACTGATTAAGCGTCTATATTGCACGAAAAATCTGGAGTGAATGACATTCGGACCTTCATCAGTTCAAAGTCATATAGTCCGGAGTGATTTGGTTATTTGGGTGGGATACGAAGGACGTAGGGGAGGGTTTATTAACCCTCCCATTTTGCGGGCCTGCCCGACGCGTGGTCTGGCGGGCGGGTCACAGACCCGCCCCTACAATTTTAAGCGATGCCCCGCCAATGGTGGTGGCTTTGACCGCATATCCTCACTTCAACAACACCATCTTCCTCGTCCGGACGAATGTAGGGGACGTCTCGTAGAGACTCCCCCGGAGCAGATCTGCGTCCCCTACCTCAGTAAAACCATTTTCTTCGTTTGCACGAAATCGCCGGCTTGTAGACGATACAAGTAGATACCGGAGGAAACGTTTGATGCGTCCCACCGTGCCGAGTGCAGACCGGCCGGTTTCTCTTCGTCCACCAATCGTGCCACTTCCCTGCCTCTGAGATCGAAGATAATAAGCGATACTTCTGATCGCGACGGCAAGGCGTAATCGATTGTGGTGACCGGATTGAAAGGATTCGGAAAGTTTTGTTTTAATTCGTATGAAATGATAATTCCAGTTCTTCCCGGAGCGACACCAACTGGCTTTGAAGACATATTCAATTTCCGGACACCCCAATCTGAAAGCCCGGAGCTCAGTAATACCTTTGTATTCTCGAATCTTATGACATTAAGGGTGTCAACGAGATACTTGGGGATGGTCATTGATCCGGTCGTTCCCCAATTGTTTTCACCGGTCGTTTCCAGATATGATAGAAATATGCCGTTAACGAATACGGATACTTCATCACTCCCGCTAATATTATAGGCTTCAAAATTCAAAATATCGCTGGTGCTGAAAGGCGGAGCGTCGGACCTGAAACTAAATCCGATCTCATATTGGTAAGAGCTTTCCGATTCCGGGAAATTTACATATTCATCCGTAACCGGGAGTTCCACCAACTCCGGTAATATAGGCTTAACTACCCATACCGGACTCGACCACGCGAACCTATCGTTTGCGTTTCCGACAGATGTTACCCGCAGGTAGTAAAATGAACTCCGTACATATGATGAATCCCTGTAAGAGAAATCAAATGATAAATCAGTTCCACCTAATTCGAGAGAAATTATTTCATAGTTCATACCGTTAAATTTTACGATCTCAACGTTCTTAATCGGGGTGTGCGACAGAACGCTTCCTGTGATCAACGGGAGCGAATCGGAACTGATTTCAGAGCCCATCCAGGCGTTATTAACTTTAAATTCGACTATTGTCCTATGATCCGTGGTTCCGAATACCCTGCGGGCTTTAATCGCCTCGAACAGCGTTTCTCTGGAAAGGTTATTTGCATATACTCCTGTTAATCCGGTTCCACGAGATGTGAAATCCAAAGCTGTGGGCGCCCACATCCAACCATGTCCCGGATATCCGAAGTGACCGTCGCTGGATGCTATAATACCCGTTTTGTGCCCCATGGCAAGCGCATCCCTGACATAATGCCCGGGGGCTCTTCCAGCAGAAGATAAATGATCCAGAGGATTTAAGTGAAATTCATTTGCACCGTGTTGCGAATATATTTCAACAAGACGCTGAAATTCATCACTTCTGAAGGTCCAGTCCACTTTGCGTGAACCCCATGCAATATGATGAGGTATTGTTAAGGCTCTCTGTCCCTCCAAAGCCTTCCAAAGATCGGATGCCAAGGGATAAGTTTTATTATTGTAGGGTTCGCCGTCATCTCCGGGATAGATAATGTGTTTGTGACCTCTACTCTCATTTGTCCATTCCCACCCTAAAAAAGAAACAAATTTGCCCTCGCTGTTATGGGCTTTGGCGAATTCCCTTATCTTTTCCCAGACTCCGGGTGTCAGATAGTTTACACCATAGGTATGATCGTGATCGGTCAACGCGACAAAATCGAGATTCGCGACATTCTTGGCATAGTTATAAAAATCTTCAATAGTGCCGTTCCCGTCACTGATATTCGAGTGATTTTGTATATCACCCCAGTACAGATTATACTCGGGTGGAGACATAGACACTCTATACGGATTACTGAAGTATTCCGTGCCTGAAAAATCCTTGGCGAGTAATTGATGTTCCCCTTCACCGGATTGGAAAGAAATGACCACGCGGCCCGAGTCTGCTAAATCAAACTCGACCGTGTTTTGTGTTCCGCAATCCGAGCCTCCGAAACATGTAACCTCAAGAGTACCGGAATATTCGGTATCGATATTGTTGTATTCATCGAATGCAACAAAAACAACCGATACGGATTCTTCGATTGTAAGAAGTGAAGGCACTGTTATCTGAAAATGCTTGGCAGAATTATTAACTACCCGAATTGTTGGTATAGGTGTGATAATATTCCACGAATTCGACCCGGTTTTATCAGCGAGCATGCGGAACTCATAATAAGTTGCGTGAACATTGCTCGTAGCCCTTCCGCTCAACGATCCGGAGATGTCTCCGTAGGTGAAAGTAATAGTATCGCCAATTGCGGGCGGTTCGCCGCTAAAAGTCGCCACGATATTATAACTGAAAGGTAATCTCGATCTCTTTGCCAATTGAATCCCGGTTGCTGGATTAGAAGAGCGTACCTTCACAAAACCTCTCTGGTTCGGATAATTTACTTGAGGATAGGTCCAGCTTTTTTGGTTTGGGAGGAAGGCAAAAGGAATTTCTAACATCAATTTCCCACCCGAAATAAAAGCACCGCTTTTCGGAATGTATGTGAAGGTCCAAGTTCCCTTTTGAGAAGGATAAGCTTCTGAAGGTGTTACAAATGCCGTATCGACGTCATCCGATCCGCTGATTTGAATATGTACCCGTGGGATTGAATCTTGAAAATCCATAAGTCGCTCTTCCAAAAGAATATACTCTCTCGGGGTGAGCTTTTTGTCCTGGACAACCGGACCATCAAACGAAATGAAAAATGCGACACTCAAACTGAGTATGAGATAAGTTCCGGTTTTGGATCGATTCGTCTTATTCATTACTTAACAATCTTTAAATATTTCCTATTTAGCGGTGTGTCATAATTGACGCTTATGAGACATTGCTGTTTTTAGAAGTAGCATCTTCTTTGTTTGAATGAATGTAGGGGACGCAGATCTGCGTCCCAGGTTACTTTGTTATAGCCCGCCTTCTGAATCTCGCTTACGAGGCGAGCTACTTCCTGTCCTAATAGGTTATAAACTATCAAATTCACTTCTCCAGACTTAAAAACCTAATATTTCAAGGATGCGATTAAAAAAATGTACAACGAATAATATTGTTTTACAAGATTTTGAACCGCTCACATTGTTTATTTGGTGCTAATCAGAGTCGGCTATTAATCAGCTAACCGGAAGTTATAATCCTCCTCAGTCTGAACTTTGAGTATTCCCCTTCAGAAGAATAGCGTCTTATAATTAAAAAAACTCTTGACAAGACAGGCCTGATGAGTTATAATAGCACTTTACTAAGGTAAAGTGCCTGGCAAATGAAAAAACTAAATAAAAAAGACTTAAATAAACTGTACGAAGCGGTTGTCAGTCTCGAATCCGTTGAGGAGTGTAAAAATTTCTTGCGGGATCTTTTAACTAAAACCGAGATTGACGAAGCCGCCATGAGATGGAAAGTCGCCCGTTTGCTTAATGACGGCAAAACTTACATAGAAATCGAAAAAATTACCGGACTCAGCTCCACTACGGTTGCAAGAGTTCACAAATGGCTTAAAAAAGGCAAGGGTGGATATTCAAAAATGCTTAGAAATATTTCACAAACCAACGATAAATAAGAGACTATAATTTGGAAAATTTAAACAAAGATAACGGAAGGTTGAAATTAGCCTTTCAAAAATCAGGCAGGATAACCAAGGGATCGATTGACTTACTCAGCGGTTGCGGATTCAGTTTTTCATACCGGGAGGGTGTGCTATATTCTCCCGTAAGCAATTTTCCCCTCGATATTTTAGCGATCAGAGATGACGATATTCCCCGGTATGTTCAGGAAGGGATCTGTGATCTTGGAATAGTGGGTTCCAACATCGTTGAAGAGGAAAATTCAAATGTAGAAATCCTGTCCCGTCTGGGTTTCGGCAGATGCCGCATTTCGATTTGCGTACCAAAGATTGCTCAGATAGATAAATTGGAAGAGCTTGAAGGTAAAACCATCGCTACATCTTACCCGAAAATCCTGGCAAAATTCTTAGCTGAAACAGGTCTCAACTCTAAAATCACGGAAATTAGCGGCTCTACAGAAATTACTCCGTCCATTGGAGTAGCGGATGCTATCTGCGAGATTATTTCCTCGGGCAGCACGTTGAAAATACACGGACTTGTTGAGATGGTTGAATTAGTCAAGTCAGAAGCGGTATTGATAGCGCACAAATCCACTCTCACCGATAAAAACCGGGAACGGCTCATCGGCAACCTTTTGTCTCGTGTCCAAAGCAGGGTGCTTGCTCAGGGTAAAAAATATGTTGCCATGAATGCCGGCATTGAAAGTATCGAAAAGATTAAAACCTTGATACCGGGCATTAAAAGTCCCACTATTATTCCCCTTCTCGAAGATGACATGGTAGCACTGCATTCTGTGGTAGATGAACAGGAATTTTGGAATGTACTCGATGATTTGAAAAGTGCCGGTGCAACCGGAATAGTTGTGTCTTCAATCGATAACATCATCCTGTAAGCATGAATATACGCCTTCTTAAAAGTTTAAATCAGCACGAACTGAGTGCGCTGTTAAACAGAAATGTCGATCCCGAATCCTCTTTGACATCTACCGTTGAAGGAATCTGTCAGGATGTGAAAAATAACGGGGACAGTGCCGTGCGTTCCTACACAAAGAAATTTGATAAGATTGATCTTGATCATTTTTCGGTGACCGGGGAAGAAATTGATAACGCCTGCGACAGCATCGATAAGAATCTCGATAGTTCGATGCGCACGGCACGCGATAATATTCTAAAATTTCACGAAGCGCAGCAATCGCAAATCAGAGAAGTCATAACCGATGTCGGTATCTCGTGCAGCCGCGAGCCAAGGGCTATAGAAAACATAGGGCTTTATGTGCCGGGCGGAACTGCTCCTCTTGTTTCAACAGTTTTGATGCTCGGTGTTCCCGCGCAGTTGGCGGGATGTGAACGGATTGCGATGACAACTCCGCCGGACACTGATGGAGAGATAAATCCTTCTCTGCTTGCGGCAGCAAAATTGGTCGGAATTCGGGAAATTTACAAAATTGGCGGTGCGCAGGCTATAGCAGCTTTAGCGTATGGCACCAATTCCATTCAAAAGGTAGATAAGATTTTCGGACCGGGAAATCAATTTGTCACCGCGGCTAAAAAGTTTGTCTCGAACGACCCGGACGGCGCCGCAATAGATATGCCGGCCGGACCCACAGAACTTTTGATTATCGCCGATGATCAAGCCGATCCGCTGTTCGTTGCGCTTGATCTCGCCGCTCAAGCCGAGCATGGAACTAATTCTAACGTTCTGTTATTGACTGACAGCACAGCGTTCGCAAATTCTGTTTCCGATGCGGTTTCAAATCTATCTATACCTGATGACCGTAAGCAGATCACGAATAATTGCTTAAATAAATCCGTAATTCTGAAAGTCGAAAATATTGAGGAAGCTATTCGTTTTTCGAATGAATACGCGCCCGAGCACCTTTCCCTCCAAATAAAGAAGGCCGATTTATTTAAGGAAAAGATTAAAAACGCCGGAACGGTTTTTCTCGGCGGCAATACGCCTCCTGCCGCCGGTGATTATGCCACCGGCGCGAATCACACGCTTCCTACAAACGGTAGTGCGAAATCTCAGAGCGGGTTATCTCTAAGCGATTTCCAAAAATTCATCACATTTCAAAAAACAGATCGTACCGGTTTGGAAAATATAGCGTCGGCTGTAAAAGGATTGTCGGAAGCTGAAGGACTTCAGATGCATAATGAATCGGTGCAGGTCAGGCTTATCAATGCTTGAACTGAAGAATCTTATCCGTCCGGAACTGCTCGACTTCAAGCCTTATATCAGCGCTCGCCATCTTGCGGGTAACAGCGGTGTTCTGCTGGACGCTAACGAGAACCCGTTCGACAATACAATTGATATCAGTGGTTTAAACGCTAATAGATACCCTGATCCGAACCAGACAACTCTCAGATCCGCCCTATCTGATTATTTGAATATATCTGCTGAAAATATGCTTGCCGGTGCAGGTTCAGACGAAATTATTGATCTTCTAATAAGACTTTTCTGCATTCCGAACCGGGATGAAGTAGTAGTCATTGAGCCAACCTACGGAATGTACAAAGTATCTTCGGAAATGAATGGAATCGTAACAAGATCCTGCCTGCTCGGTGATGACTTTGACATTGATATTTCAAAACTTGATGAAGCCGTAAACGAAAAGACAAAACTCGTTTTTTGTTGTTCACCCAACAATCCTACAGGTAATGTCCTCTCCACCGATAAGCTGCTTGAGTACACGCGGGATAATGGGTTAATTTTAATCGTTGATGAGGCGTACATCGAATTTTCCGTTCTCCCCTCGATTACTCCAAAAGTCAAAGATTTTCCTAATCTGATCGTTCTCAGAACGCTTTCCAAAGCCTGGGGACTCGCCGGAATACGGTTGGGCTATTGCGTAGCTGATGAGCAGATAGTCACATACTTGATGAGAATCAAACTACCATATAACATAAACGTATTAAGCGAAAGAGCCGCATTACTCGCCCTTGGTAACAGAATCGTTATGGAAAACGCCGTATCGGATATTCTTTCTGAAAGGGATAGACTCGGAAAAGAGTTTGAAAGAATGGATATTTTTAAAAAAGTATTTCCAAGTGATGCGAATTTTCTTCTCGTTTTGTCTGAAGACGCTTCCAAAACAGAGAAATTTCTTGCCGAAAACGGCATAATCGTCCGGAACCGTTCTTCTGATCCTCTTCTCGATAACTGCTTGAGGATCACCATCGGCACAAAAGAACAAAACGATCTTCTTCTTGATGCTCTGAGGGAAATGGCAGCATGAAACTCGTAATTCTTGACCGGGATGGTACAATTATCAAAGAACCACCCGATGAACAGATTGATTCCCTTGAAAAACTCGAGTTTGTTCCCGGTCTGATTTCAGGATTGAAATTATTAAGCAGCGCCGGATATTCTCTCATAATAGCCTCAAATCAGGACGGTCTTGGCGGTGATGATTATCCCGATAAATCCTATCGATTGGTACAGGATAAAATAATATCTCTTCTTGCGGGCGAAGGAATAACTTTCGATGATGAGTTTATTTGTCCTCATAGACCGTCTGATAATTGCGAATGCCGGAAACCGAAAACCGGTTTGGTTGATGACTACATAACCAAAATAAAACCGGACCCGGAGCGTTCCTTTGTTATCGGGGACAGAGCATCGGATATATCGTTTGGGAAAGCGCTCGGCTTCAGGACAGCACTTTTAGGAATGGATGAATCGTCTGATCCCGATTTCAGTTCGGAATATTTTCCGGATATCTGCCGGTGGATTCTGGACAGTTCGCGTTCTTCACAGGTCAAGAAAGTTACCAATGAAACTTCGATTGAAGTTGAGGTCATTTTAGACGGAAAGAGTAATAACCGAATCTCGACCGGCATCCGCTTTTTCGACCATATGCTCGAACAGCTGTCAAAACACTCCGGGATCACCGTCAAAATCGACGCCGAAGGTGACACCGACATAGATGAACATCACACCGTTGAAGACACAGGTTTGGCATTAGGGGAGGCGATATCAAAGGCAATTGGTGATAAAAGAGGCATTGAAAGATATGGATTTACCCTCCCGATGGACGAAGCCTCATCTGAAGTTTTGCTTGATCTATCCGGCAGGAGCCGGTTGGAATTTGACGGGAATTTTGACCGAGAAATGGTTGGCGAACTGCCTACCGAGCTTGTTGAGGATTTCTTTAAGGCGTTCTCCGATGCTCTTGACTGCACCCTTCACATCAAGGTGGACGGCAGAAATGACCACCACAAGATCGAATCAATTTTCAAAGCAGTTGGACGGGTACTCAAAGAAGCTCTTAAAATCAACATCGACGAGATTGACCGGATTCCTTCAACTAAGGGGACGCTATGATCGGCTTAGTTGATTATGGAAGCGGTAACATCACCTCCGTGGCGAACGCCCTTGATAGGTTGGACGTAAACTACTTTAAAGGCTCCACCCCCTCTGATTTTGCCAATGTAGATAAAATCATCTTTCCCGGTGTAGGCGAAGCCAGAACAGCAATGGAAGCCATTGAAGAAAGGGCGTTGACACCTTACTTAAAATCGTTGAAAATCCCTTTTCTCGGTATTTGTATAGGGTTACAGATTCTCTTTGACTACACAGATGAAAGATCTACCGAGTGTATGGGAGTCATCAAGGGCAAATTAAAAAAATTCGATTCTAAAGATCTTAAAGTCCCCCATATCGGCTGGAACAGTGTATCATTCAGTGAAGGATCTCCCCTATTTCAGGGTATTGAAAATGGCGCCTATTTTTATTTTGTAAACTCGTATTATGCTTCGGAACTACCTGAGACTATTGCAACCACAGAATACGGAATCAATTTCTCTTCTGCCGTTAAAAAAGACAACTTTTACGGTGTCCAATTCCATGCCGAAAAATCCGGCGAAATAGGTGAGAAACTTCTTAAGAATTTCATAGAGTTATGCTGATTTTCCCCGCTATCGATCTATACGAAGGGCAATGCGTTCGCTTGACGCGTGGGGATTTCTCAACCAAAAAAGTGTATGATAGTTCTCCCTCTGAGATGGCTAAGATTTTTACCGATAAAGGGTTTACCCATCTTCACGTTATCGATTTGGAGGGGGCCGAAAACGGTCGGATAATCAATTGGGATGCTATTTCTTCGATCATATCAGAAACTGATCTGAAAGTCCATGCCGGTGGTGGAATTCGCACCGAAGACGATGTTGAGAAACTTCTTTCCATCGGGGTCAAACGGGTAATACTTGGAACTGTCATAGTTGAGTCGCTCGGAACAGCTAAAAGTTTTCTGAAAGGGTTCGGCAGCGATAAGATCATAGCCGCGGCAGATTTTAATAACGGTTCAATAGTTGGTGACGGCTGGAAAAAAGAGGGAATTATTCACCTCGGCGCTTTATGGAATCACTCTATGATTCCGGAATTGAATATTTTTTAAGCACCGACGTTCAAAGGGACGGAGTTCTCAAGGGTCCGAACACCGAATTTTACAGATCAATATTGAGTAATCTGCCGGCTATCAAACTCATCGCTTCGGGGGGCGTTTCTTCTATTGAAGATATCCGATCACTTGAACGATCCGGATTATACGGAGCTGTAGTTGGAAAAGCGATTTACGAAAATCTCATTGAATTAGATGAACTGGTCAAAATATAAATAATGCTGACTAAACGCATAGTGCCCTGTTTAGACGTAAAAGACGGCAGAACCGTCAAGGGGATAAAATTCGAGAATTTACGCGATGCGGGAGATCCCGTTGAACTGGCTTCTTATTATTCATCTGCTGGCGCAGATGAGCTCGTCCTTCTCGACATCAGCGCCAGCATTGAAGGACGTGAGACCTTCGTGGAAACCGTGAGAAATGTAGCGAAGGAAATCAATATTCCTTTTACTGTAGGCGGTGGTATCTCTTCCGTTAAGCAAGTTCTAAGAGTTATCGAAGCAGGTGCGGAAAAAGTCTCCCTGAATACAGCCGCGGTTCTGAATCCTGAATTAATCCGTCAGGCGAGCCTCGAAGTCGGCTCCCAAAGTATTGTTGCCGCCGTTGATGCGAAGAAAAACGGTAACAGTTGGGAAATTTACATTAAGGGCGGAACTGAAAAAACCGGAATTGATGCGTTGGAATGGATAAAAAAAGTCGAGGATCTTGGAGCGGGAGAAATTCTTGTAACCTCTATGGATATGGACGGCACCGGAGAAGGTTACGATCTGGATTTGTTATTAGAAATCGATTTAAAAGTGAATATTCCGGTAATCGCTTCAGGAGGCGCCGGGGAGATGAGTAGTTTTCTCGATGCTTTCAGTGTTGGAAAAGCTGATGCCGCTCTCGCTGCCTCGGTTTTCCATTATAAGAATTACTCCATCAATGAACTTAAAAAATTTCTACTAAGAAATAATGTGCAGGTAAGAATATGAAGAACGAAATAGATTTTTCGAAAGAAAACGGACTGATCCCCGCGATCATCCAGGATGATAAAACATCAAGTGTTCTGATGCTCGGTTATATGAATAAAGAGGCATTTGATAAAACCATGAAAGAAAAAATTGTTACTTTCTGGAGCAGATCAAAGAGAAGGCTCTGGCAAAAAGGCGAAACTTCAGGTAATTTCCTTCATCTTGTTTCAGTCCACAAGGACTGTGACTCTGATACACTTCTATTAAGAGCAAATCCCGAGGGTCCTACCTGTCACACGGGCTCTTACAGCTGTTTTGATGTTCAACCCGATAACCTTTCTATTCTTACAGAGCTCGAAACTGTTATCTCCGAACGTTCACGAGATCTGCCTGAAGGATCATATACGACTTCCTTATTTAATGGGGGAACCTCGCTTATCGCTCAGAAATTAGGTGAAGAAGCCGTCGAAACAGTTGTAGCTGCTTTAAATCAGGACCTTGAACGACTGCATGAGGAATCAGCCGATTTAATATATCACCTTCTTGTTCTCCTGCATGAAAAAGGAACTACGCTCAGCGCGGTGTTAAGCGAGCTGAAGAAGAGAAGAAGCGAACAGGAGTAGTCTAAATAATATTTATACTAAGCACTTAGCAGGGATAAGTGACCGAATAGAGACCATTTCCATGTCCCAATATGTCACGGGCTGTCCCGCAATGCCGATTTATAGAATTTATGGATAAGAAAAGTAGGCTGACAGTAATGCCAGCCTATTTACTCGGTATATTCTAGCAAAAGCTTAATATAACTGTACTCTTGGTATCATATGATACTATTTTAGATTTGGCATTATGGTAAGACATCCTACTACCTGGGCAGTGAAATGGGAGAACCAATAATATCTTACCTTTTCCCTTTTTACTTCGGGAATGAAAAATATTCCTTTGGAGAGTTCTTTAAAGGAAACTTTGTCCTATTCTATATTTAACCCTGGATTAAAAATAAATTGCTTAAATCCTTGAAAGGCTTGCCACATAGGGCTTTTTTAACACGATTATAAGAACTGTATTCAGGACTCTCATTGGCACAAATATTGCAAGTATTAAGAGATAGTGTATAAAAGTTTAGAAACCGGCAGTGCAGTGTAAAAAAGAACCATCCGGTAACATGATCGTGCAGTCAAGAGGAGGACTCGTGGAGGCGATCTTACCCGCACGGTATCTTTTCTCAATTGGACAGCAGCGTAAAAGAAATGTAGGAGGTAGAAAATGGGTCTTTCAAACCTGGGATTGCGGCTGATCGCGGAGACGATGCGGGATAAAAATTTATCGGGAAGTTGTATGACCTTCGGAGTCTCAGGCGTTGAAGGAGAGTATAGCGATATACAAAGAGTGTTGTCCGAAGCGAACTATCCTTACAAAAAGATAGATGAAAGTGAAGTGGTTTATGATGACGCAACTCAGTTCGGACGAACAGTTCATCAAGACGTTCCTTTCAAGATGCTGGGATTTTCGAGGGTGGACAGTTTAGACTACTTCCCGAATGAAAAACCTACATATGTTATAGATTTGAATAAACCGATCGACTCTAAGTATCACGATCGATACGATATGGTATTTGACGGAGGGACTTCGGAGCACTGTTTCAACGTCAGGGAAAGTTTATCGAACGTGATCAAGCTGCTCAAAATCGGAGGTAGGGTTGTGCATGCCGTCCCATTATCCGGTTGGATTAATCACGGATTTTATCAATTCTCGCCCACTCTGTTTTTTGACTTTTACGGCATAAACGGTTTTGTGGAACTCAACGCCAAGATCGTAGTGCATAAACCATCGATGTTGGGAGCAAGTTACTTCGATTACAACCCTTCCGTTTTCTTCCCTATGGATTTTAAAGGTAAAAGAGCAATACTGTTTTTCACCGCGAAGAAAAACGAAGACGTCAAGGAGATTTTAAACCCTATACAGGGCTTTTATAAAGGACATTTTGGCGGCAAATCCGAGTCTCCCGGTATCACTGCACGTGAACAACTTAAATGGGGAGTAGAAAGACTGCGAAAATTTTCGCCGGTCTTGTATAAATTGGCAATTGGACTCTACTTTAGAGTTGGTCTGTTGGTAAGGGCTTGTTATCGTTATAAAATGATGATTACGGCGAAAAGGGTAAGTTGATATTTGGGTTTTGAGAACAGAAGAGACCTTG
This portion of the Candidatus Neomarinimicrobiota bacterium genome encodes:
- a CDS encoding DUF3604 domain-containing protein; translated protein: MNKTNRSKTGTYLILSLSVAFFISFDGPVVQDKKLTPREYILLEERLMDFQDSIPRVHIQISGSDDVDTAFVTPSEAYPSQKGTWTFTYIPKSGAFISGGKLMLEIPFAFLPNQKSWTYPQVNYPNQRGFVKVRSSNPATGIQLAKRSRLPFSYNIVATFSGEPPAIGDTITFTYGDISGSLSGRATSNVHATYYEFRMLADKTGSNSWNIITPIPTIRVVNNSAKHFQITVPSLLTIEESVSVVFVAFDEYNNIDTEYSGTLEVTCFGGSDCGTQNTVEFDLADSGRVVISFQSGEGEHQLLAKDFSGTEYFSNPYRVSMSPPEYNLYWGDIQNHSNISDGNGTIEDFYNYAKNVANLDFVALTDHDHTYGVNYLTPGVWEKIREFAKAHNSEGKFVSFLGWEWTNESRGHKHIIYPGDDGEPYNNKTYPLASDLWKALEGQRALTIPHHIAWGSRKVDWTFRSDEFQRLVEIYSQHGANEFHLNPLDHLSSAGRAPGHYVRDALAMGHKTGIIASSDGHFGYPGHGWMWAPTALDFTSRGTGLTGVYANNLSRETLFEAIKARRVFGTTDHRTIVEFKVNNAWMGSEISSDSLPLITGSVLSHTPIKNVEIVKFNGMNYEIISLELGGTDLSFDFSYRDSSYVRSSFYYLRVTSVGNANDRFAWSSPVWVVKPILPELVELPVTDEYVNFPESESSYQYEIGFSFRSDAPPFSTSDILNFEAYNISGSDEVSVFVNGIFLSYLETTGENNWGTTGSMTIPKYLVDTLNVIRFENTKVLLSSGLSDWGVRKLNMSSKPVGVAPGRTGIIISYELKQNFPNPFNPVTTIDYALPSRSEVSLIIFDLRGREVARLVDEEKPAGLHSARWDASNVSSGIYLYRLQAGDFVQTKKMVLLR
- a CDS encoding ATP phosphoribosyltransferase; this translates as MKLAFQKSGRITKGSIDLLSGCGFSFSYREGVLYSPVSNFPLDILAIRDDDIPRYVQEGICDLGIVGSNIVEEENSNVEILSRLGFGRCRISICVPKIAQIDKLEELEGKTIATSYPKILAKFLAETGLNSKITEISGSTEITPSIGVADAICEIISSGSTLKIHGLVEMVELVKSEAVLIAHKSTLTDKNRERLIGNLLSRVQSRVLAQGKKYVAMNAGIESIEKIKTLIPGIKSPTIIPLLEDDMVALHSVVDEQEFWNVLDDLKSAGATGIVVSSIDNIIL
- the hisD gene encoding histidinol dehydrogenase, coding for MNIRLLKSLNQHELSALLNRNVDPESSLTSTVEGICQDVKNNGDSAVRSYTKKFDKIDLDHFSVTGEEIDNACDSIDKNLDSSMRTARDNILKFHEAQQSQIREVITDVGISCSREPRAIENIGLYVPGGTAPLVSTVLMLGVPAQLAGCERIAMTTPPDTDGEINPSLLAAAKLVGIREIYKIGGAQAIAALAYGTNSIQKVDKIFGPGNQFVTAAKKFVSNDPDGAAIDMPAGPTELLIIADDQADPLFVALDLAAQAEHGTNSNVLLLTDSTAFANSVSDAVSNLSIPDDRKQITNNCLNKSVILKVENIEEAIRFSNEYAPEHLSLQIKKADLFKEKIKNAGTVFLGGNTPPAAGDYATGANHTLPTNGSAKSQSGLSLSDFQKFITFQKTDRTGLENIASAVKGLSEAEGLQMHNESVQVRLINA
- the hisC gene encoding histidinol-phosphate transaminase, producing MLELKNLIRPELLDFKPYISARHLAGNSGVLLDANENPFDNTIDISGLNANRYPDPNQTTLRSALSDYLNISAENMLAGAGSDEIIDLLIRLFCIPNRDEVVVIEPTYGMYKVSSEMNGIVTRSCLLGDDFDIDISKLDEAVNEKTKLVFCCSPNNPTGNVLSTDKLLEYTRDNGLILIVDEAYIEFSVLPSITPKVKDFPNLIVLRTLSKAWGLAGIRLGYCVADEQIVTYLMRIKLPYNINVLSERAALLALGNRIVMENAVSDILSERDRLGKEFERMDIFKKVFPSDANFLLVLSEDASKTEKFLAENGIIVRNRSSDPLLDNCLRITIGTKEQNDLLLDALREMAA
- the hisB gene encoding bifunctional histidinol-phosphatase/imidazoleglycerol-phosphate dehydratase HisB, which codes for MKLVILDRDGTIIKEPPDEQIDSLEKLEFVPGLISGLKLLSSAGYSLIIASNQDGLGGDDYPDKSYRLVQDKIISLLAGEGITFDDEFICPHRPSDNCECRKPKTGLVDDYITKIKPDPERSFVIGDRASDISFGKALGFRTALLGMDESSDPDFSSEYFPDICRWILDSSRSSQVKKVTNETSIEVEVILDGKSNNRISTGIRFFDHMLEQLSKHSGITVKIDAEGDTDIDEHHTVEDTGLALGEAISKAIGDKRGIERYGFTLPMDEASSEVLLDLSGRSRLEFDGNFDREMVGELPTELVEDFFKAFSDALDCTLHIKVDGRNDHHKIESIFKAVGRVLKEALKINIDEIDRIPSTKGTL
- the hisH gene encoding imidazole glycerol phosphate synthase subunit HisH; this encodes MIGLVDYGSGNITSVANALDRLDVNYFKGSTPSDFANVDKIIFPGVGEARTAMEAIEERALTPYLKSLKIPFLGICIGLQILFDYTDERSTECMGVIKGKLKKFDSKDLKVPHIGWNSVSFSEGSPLFQGIENGAYFYFVNSYYASELPETIATTEYGINFSSAVKKDNFYGVQFHAEKSGEIGEKLLKNFIELC